A single window of Nicotiana tomentosiformis chromosome 1, ASM39032v3, whole genome shotgun sequence DNA harbors:
- the LOC138906504 gene encoding uncharacterized protein — translation MKGSIQQWYMDSGCSKHMTGSTNDFLSLKALQGGSVSFGNGKKGYILGVGRIGKSLSHSIENVYYVNRLKYSLLSVSQICDKENKMDFVLKICTVTNLVTGEVVLVAKRYKKYLCC, via the coding sequence ATGAAGGGGAGCATCCaacaatggtacatggatagtggttgctcaaagcacatgactggAAGTACAAACGATTTCCTTTCACTGAAggccctgcaaggagggagtgtatcGTTTGGAAATGGCAAgaagggatacattctgggagttggaaggattgggaagtctctctctcactctattgAAAATGTGTACTATGTGAACCGATTGAAGTATAGTTTGCTGAGTGTTTCCCAAATCTGTGACAAGGAAAACAAAATGGATTTTGTGTTAAAGATATGCACAGTCACAAATCTTGTGACTGGTGAAGTGGTGCTAGTGGCGAAAAGATATAAAAAATatctatgttgctga
- the LOC104107345 gene encoding uncharacterized protein: MASPPLARLSIERRPKLLKDFLLQDDPYSCSPNDFGSHPRKLCKSKISNFHGSRIKSNKASSHQLLRSRSSRAATATISAINKVINIVKFLPFASVKSPSIFPRSISRKLSRRTNHRDNIKQHSSNHDVSVKVKVKDILRWKSFRDLVDEKSTPYSPNRCTTTTTTTNSTTTTSTTTSSKRTSWCDSDFTAEDLPSWWGENGEFLGELEDGMKKVGRNNIFEETVGGYSMGTTRAIKRDRKEELCFDENEQHSPVSVLESPFQEDDEEGIAFSFHRNLANLDKRTSMFMQRIQQFESLAEGNTSFEEEEEEEEQQQQEEEEEIREIEEKAKQLLSNLKETINMELIEDCEANYVDELLFDFFWHELCTTRKHQNNDDGESDEKQMREAESWINGDYKGEFEWEIEDKRESYIRDMEREARWNKFEEEKQELSLDLEFEVFNDLVHEVLEDFFPHKC; encoded by the exons ATGGCTTCTCCTCCACTTGCAAGATTGTCAATTGAGCGTAGACCCAAATTGCTtaaagattttcttcttcaagacGATCCATATTCATGTTCACCTAATGATTTTGGTTCACACCCTCGAAAATTATGCAAgtccaaaatttcaaattttcatgGTTCAAGAATTAAGTCAAACAAAGCTTCGTCTCATCAATTACTTAGAAGTAGATCATCTAGAGCTGCTACTGCTACAATTTCTGCCATTAACAAGGTCATCAACATTGTTAAGTTCTTACCCTTTGCCTCTGTCAAATCTCCTTCCATTTTTCCGCGAAGCATTTCAAGAAAACTATCAAGAAGAACCAACCACAGGGACAATATTAAACAACATAGTAGTAACCACGATGTCTCAGTCAAAGTCAAAGTCAAagacatcctaaggtggaaatCATTTAGAGACTTGGTAGATGAGAAATCTACACCATATTCACCAAATAGatgcaccaccaccaccaccacaacTAACTCCACAACCACCACCAGCACCACCACAAGCAGCAAGAGAACTAGTTGGTGTGATAGTGATTTTACTGCGGAGGATTTACCGTCATGGTGGGGTGAAAATGGTGAATTTTTGGGTGAATTAGAAGATGGGATGAAGAAGGTTGGTAGAAATAATATATTCGAGGAAACTGTCGGTGGGTATAGCATGGGAACCACAAGAGCAATCAAAAGGGACCGTAAG GAAGAGTTGTGCTTTGATGAGAATGAGCAACACAGCCCAGTTTCAGTTCTTGAATCTCCATTTCAAGAAGATGATGAAGAAGGAATTGCCTTCTCTTTCCACCGAAACCTTGCTAATTTAGACA AAAGGACAAGCATGTTCatgcaaagaattcaacagtTTGAGAGTCTTGCCGAAGGAAACACCagctttgaagaagaagaagaagaagaagaacaacaacaacaagaagaagaggaagaaattCGAGAAATTGAAGAAAAGGCAAAGCAATTGTTGAGCAATTTGAAAGAGACAATTAACATGGAACTCATTGAAGATTGTGAAGCAAACTATGTGGACGAGCTTCTCTTTGATTTCTTTTGGCATGAATTGTGTACAACTAGAAAGCATCAAAACAATGATGATGGTGAGAGTGATGAAAAGCAAATGAGAGAAGCAGAATCTTGGATCAATGGTGATTACAAAGGGGAATTTGAATGGGAGATTGAGGATAAAAGAGAATCCTACATAAGAGACATGGAAAGAGAAGCAAGGTGGAACAAGTTTGAAGAGGAAAAACAAGAGTTGAGCTTGGACTTGGAGTTTGAAGTATTTAACGATTTGGTTCATGAAGTCTTGGAAGATTTTTTTCCTCATAAATGTTAG